Proteins encoded together in one Osmerus eperlanus chromosome 20, fOsmEpe2.1, whole genome shotgun sequence window:
- the si:dkey-154b15.1 gene encoding uncharacterized protein si:dkey-154b15.1 isoform X1, with product MSGTSVEVTGVPNILSDDRMEDKLTIHFLRPRNGGGEVTRVLFPSYIPGQAFVIFEEAAVVGRVLKRSHVLEFDKHSFPLKVKAADRPEVDLPAEASLNMRLFSSEREVLRLLKAHGLRVTEKLQSEVRVQGSFLGLRDVKAQLQLLVKDPQPPTPYPSINGHEQSLGAIAKSTNRGRDVSCSPSVFNSPAAVNGDRSPFSPSLPSSPSSEFLYGQPSPPGYGARSSSRDTPSPWPPASFMTDPDLLRFAQSFKQKDIDLILKNHKVTMDVKWSEGADVSSVALQGRGSQGAMEELQGFLNVLAPTIRTQQIQLGSLDHNVQVEVGKQIQMYKDDFHSVMIRQVGDTIRLVGPSSDSYELKRRILGELVDLPPLPLRGRPQSRDPSSRRSSSLPRQLHKRDSSSSALARQLHKRDSSSSALARDQGSSRDQGGSRSAGSAGGVLEAGNVPAARRSGRQRSSSESREKKKEQKEMMRQDMAEPAPSSGPISPRMKMQSFFQKFPTSKEDIKKAIRKGNSPKKKP from the exons ATGTCTGGAACATCTGTTGAGGTAACAGGAGTCCCAAACATCCTCTCTGATGACCGGATGGAAGATAAACTCACAATACACTTTCTTCGACCAAGAAACGGTGGTGGAGAGGTGACGAGGGTGCTTTTCCCGTCCTACATTCCAGGACAGGCATTTGTCATCTTCGAGGAAGCAGCAG TGGTTGGCCGTGTTCTGAAGCGTAGCCATGTACTGGAATTCGACAAACACTCATTTCCACTCAAAGTTAAGGCAGCCGACAGACCCGAG GTGGACCTGCCGGCGGAGGCTAGTCTGAACATGAGGTTGTTCAGCAGTGAGAGGGAGGTGCTGCGCCTCCTCAAGGCGCATGGTCTGCGTGTGACGGAGAAGCTCCAGAGTGAGGTGCGTGTTCAGGGCTCCTTCCTGGGGCTCAGAGACGTGAAGgcccagctccagctgctggtGAAGGACCCCCAGCCGCCCACGCCTTACCCCAGCATCAACGGCCATGAACAGTCTCTGGGTGCCATTGCCAAGTCCACCAACAGGGGGCGTGATGTCTCCTGCAGTCCCTCGGTGTTTAATAGCCCTGCAGCAGTGAATGGTGATCGGTCTCCGTTctcgccatctctcccctccagcccttcGTCAGAGTTCCTGTATGGCCAGCCCAGCCCACCAGGGTACGGAGCGAGGTCCTCTTCCAGAGACACCCCCTCCCCATGGCCACCCGCCTCCTTCATGACAGATCCAGATCTGCTCAGGTTTGCTCAGTCCTTCAAGCAGAAAGACATTGACTTGATCCTGAAGAACCACAAGGTGACGATGGATGTGAAGTGGAGTGAGGGTGCCGATGTCTCCAGCGTGGCTCTGCAGGGGAGGGGGTCCCAGGGTGCCATGGAGGAGCTGCAGGGGTTCCTGAACGTGCTCGCCCCAACCATCCGCACCCAACAAATACAGCTGGGGTCTCTTGATCACAACGTTCAAGTTGAAGTTGGTAAACAAATTCAGATGTATAAGGATGATTTTCATTCAGTGATGATCCGTCAGGTCGGAGACACGATTCGTCTGGTGGGGCCGTCCAGCGACAGTTATGAGCTGAAGCGAAGGATTCTAGGAGAGCTTGTAGACCTGCCCCCTTTACCGCTGAGAGGGAGACCCCAGAGCAGAGACCCCAGCAGCCGCaggtcctcctctctgcctcgacAGCTCCACAAGAGAGACTCCAGTTCCTCCGCACTGGCTCGACAGCTCCACAAGAGAGACTCCAGTTCCTCCGCACTGGCTCGAGATCAAGGTTCCTCGAGGGACCAGGGAGGTTCACGTTCTGCTGGTTCTGCTGGAGGGGTTCTGGAagcggggaatgtccctgccgCCAGGAGGAGCGGCCGGCAGAGGAGCTCTTCTGAGTCccgggagaagaagaaggagcagAAGGAGATGATGCGGCAGGACATGGCAGAGCCAGCGCCATCTAGTGGACCCATATCACCACGGATGAAAATGCAATCATTTTTTCAGAAGTTTCCTACTAGTAAAGAAGATATAAAGAAGGCAATTAGGAAAGGAAACAGTCCCAAGAAGAAGCCTTGA
- the si:dkey-154b15.1 gene encoding uncharacterized protein si:dkey-154b15.1 isoform X2 → MRLFSSEREVLRLLKAHGLRVTEKLQSEVRVQGSFLGLRDVKAQLQLLVKDPQPPTPYPSINGHEQSLGAIAKSTNRGRDVSCSPSVFNSPAAVNGDRSPFSPSLPSSPSSEFLYGQPSPPGYGARSSSRDTPSPWPPASFMTDPDLLRFAQSFKQKDIDLILKNHKVTMDVKWSEGADVSSVALQGRGSQGAMEELQGFLNVLAPTIRTQQIQLGSLDHNVQVEVGKQIQMYKDDFHSVMIRQVGDTIRLVGPSSDSYELKRRILGELVDLPPLPLRGRPQSRDPSSRRSSSLPRQLHKRDSSSSALARQLHKRDSSSSALARDQGSSRDQGGSRSAGSAGGVLEAGNVPAARRSGRQRSSSESREKKKEQKEMMRQDMAEPAPSSGPISPRMKMQSFFQKFPTSKEDIKKAIRKGNSPKKKP, encoded by the coding sequence ATGAGGTTGTTCAGCAGTGAGAGGGAGGTGCTGCGCCTCCTCAAGGCGCATGGTCTGCGTGTGACGGAGAAGCTCCAGAGTGAGGTGCGTGTTCAGGGCTCCTTCCTGGGGCTCAGAGACGTGAAGgcccagctccagctgctggtGAAGGACCCCCAGCCGCCCACGCCTTACCCCAGCATCAACGGCCATGAACAGTCTCTGGGTGCCATTGCCAAGTCCACCAACAGGGGGCGTGATGTCTCCTGCAGTCCCTCGGTGTTTAATAGCCCTGCAGCAGTGAATGGTGATCGGTCTCCGTTctcgccatctctcccctccagcccttcGTCAGAGTTCCTGTATGGCCAGCCCAGCCCACCAGGGTACGGAGCGAGGTCCTCTTCCAGAGACACCCCCTCCCCATGGCCACCCGCCTCCTTCATGACAGATCCAGATCTGCTCAGGTTTGCTCAGTCCTTCAAGCAGAAAGACATTGACTTGATCCTGAAGAACCACAAGGTGACGATGGATGTGAAGTGGAGTGAGGGTGCCGATGTCTCCAGCGTGGCTCTGCAGGGGAGGGGGTCCCAGGGTGCCATGGAGGAGCTGCAGGGGTTCCTGAACGTGCTCGCCCCAACCATCCGCACCCAACAAATACAGCTGGGGTCTCTTGATCACAACGTTCAAGTTGAAGTTGGTAAACAAATTCAGATGTATAAGGATGATTTTCATTCAGTGATGATCCGTCAGGTCGGAGACACGATTCGTCTGGTGGGGCCGTCCAGCGACAGTTATGAGCTGAAGCGAAGGATTCTAGGAGAGCTTGTAGACCTGCCCCCTTTACCGCTGAGAGGGAGACCCCAGAGCAGAGACCCCAGCAGCCGCaggtcctcctctctgcctcgacAGCTCCACAAGAGAGACTCCAGTTCCTCCGCACTGGCTCGACAGCTCCACAAGAGAGACTCCAGTTCCTCCGCACTGGCTCGAGATCAAGGTTCCTCGAGGGACCAGGGAGGTTCACGTTCTGCTGGTTCTGCTGGAGGGGTTCTGGAagcggggaatgtccctgccgCCAGGAGGAGCGGCCGGCAGAGGAGCTCTTCTGAGTCccgggagaagaagaaggagcagAAGGAGATGATGCGGCAGGACATGGCAGAGCCAGCGCCATCTAGTGGACCCATATCACCACGGATGAAAATGCAATCATTTTTTCAGAAGTTTCCTACTAGTAAAGAAGATATAAAGAAGGCAATTAGGAAAGGAAACAGTCCCAAGAAGAAGCCTTGA
- the txlna gene encoding alpha-taxilin isoform X1, which yields MKNQDTEESVTQSADEALPSAGETEGPEMVKAVTDTSNLANTETPPADTPPQGDGGESEAEPEGVAEAASLPSLAPDVADELSRQLEDILNTYCLEDSGEDGASIPNGQSHGPELNGLANEREDSKPEEVKVNGGGRGGSEKEQKKIQDKKKVKGLGKEITLLMQTLNTLSTPEEKLAGLCKKYAELLEEQRGSQKQMRALQNKQKQLLQEKDVLRSEHSKAVLARSKLESLCRELQRHNRTLKEDGVQRARVEEEKRKEVTCHFQVTLNDIQAQMEQHNERNAALRQENGQLADKLKKLLQQYELREEHIDKVFKHKDLQQQLVDAKLHQAQELLRESEERHHREKEFLLKEAVESQRMCELMKQQEVHLKQQLSLYTEKFEEFQSTLSKSNEVFTTFKQEMDKMTKKIKKLEKETVMYRSRWESSNKALLDMAEEKTLRDRECDGLQGKVQKLEKLCRALQQERNQLSKRVQETSPDAPGSPTPPADSLEPCPHPDSPPAPGPSSPGPHACHCGPELDSESQACSLPLAAQE from the exons ATGAAGAACCAGGACACCGAGGAGTCCGTCACGCAGTCAGCTGACGAGGCGCTACCTAGCGCCGGCGAGACGGAGGGACCCGAGATGGTCAAAGCCGTTACAGACACTTCCAACCTCGCAAACACAGAGACCCCGCCTGcagacacacctccacagggcGACGGAGGCGAAAGTGAAG CTGAGCCAGAGGGGGTGGCGGAGGCCGCGTCGCTCCCCAGCCTGGCTCCTGATGTGGCTGATGAGCTGAGCCGGCAGCTGGAGGACATCCTGAACACCTACTGCTTGGAGGATAGCGGCGAGGACGGAGCGTCCATCCCCAACGGCCAATCACACGGACCTGAGCTCAACGGCCTGGCCAATGAGAGGGAGGACAGCAAGCCAGAGGAAGTGAAAGTGAACGGAGGCGGAAGAGGCGGTTCCGAGAAAGAGCAGAAGAAGATACAGgacaaaaaaaaagtgaaaggACTAG gtaaaGAGATCACCCTGCTGATGCAGACCCTGAACACGCTGAGcaccccagaggagaagctggcCGGACTCTGCAAGAAGTACGCTGagctg ctggaGGAACAGCGTGGCTCTCAGAAGCAGATGCGTGCACTGCAGAACAAGCAGAAACAGCTGCTTCAGGAGAAGGACGTTCTGAGGAGCGAGCACAGCAAGGCCGTCTTGGCCCGTAGCAAGCTGGAGAGTCTCTGTCGAGAGCTGCAGAGACACAACCGCACGCTCAAG GAGGACGGTGTGCAGCGTGcgcgggtggaggaggagaagaggaaggaggtgacGTGTCACTTCCAGGTGACGTTGAACGACATCCAGGCCCAGATGGAACAGCACAACGAGAGGAACGCTGCGCTGAGACAAGAGAACGGGCAGCTGGCCGACAAGCTGAAGAAGCTTCTGCAGCAGTacgagctcagggaggag cacatAGACAAGGTGTTCAAGCATAAGGACCTACAGCAGCAGCTGGTAGATGCTAAGCTGCACCAGGCCCAGGAGCTGTTGAGGGAGTCTGAGGAACGCcatcacagagagaaagaattc ctcctgaaAGAGGCTGTCGAGTCCCAGAGGATGTGTGAGCTGATGAAACAGCAGGAGGTTCACCTAAaacaacag CTGTCGTTGTACACAGAGAAGTTTGAGGAGTTTCAGAGCACCCTGTCCAAGAGCAACGAGGTCTTCACCACCTTCAAGCAAGAGATGGACAAG ATGACCAAGAAGATCaagaagctggagaaggagacgGTGATGTATCGCTCCCGATGGGAGAGCAGTAACAAAGCTCTGCTGGATATGGCTGAGGAG aagACCCTGCGGGACAGGGAGTGTGACGGCCTCCAGGGGAAGGTGCAGAAGCTGGAGAAGCTGTGCAGGGCGCTGCAGCAGGAACGCAACCAGCTCAGCAAGAGGGTCCAGGAGACCAGCCCAGATGCCCCGGGCTCACCAACACCACCTGCAGACTCCCTAGAGCCCTGCCCACACCCAGACAGCCCTCCTGCCCCTGGCCCCAGCTCCCCAGGCCCTCACGCCTGCCACTGTGGTCCGGAGCTGGACTCTGAGAGCCAGGCCTGCTCTCTGCCGCTCGCTGCCCAGGAGTGA
- the txlna gene encoding alpha-taxilin isoform X2, with protein sequence MKNQDTEESVTQSADEALPSAGETEGPEMVKAVTDTSNLANTETPPADTPPQGDGGESEAEPEGVAEAASLPSLAPDVADELSRQLEDILNTYCLEDSGEDGASIPNGQSHGPELNGLANEREDSKPEEVKVNGGGRGGSEKEQKKIQDKKKVKGLGKEITLLMQTLNTLSTPEEKLAGLCKKYAELLEEQRGSQKQMRALQNKQKQLLQEKDVLRSEHSKAVLARSKLESLCRELQRHNRTLKEDGVQRARVEEEKRKEVTCHFQVTLNDIQAQMEQHNERNAALRQENGQLADKLKKLLQQYELREEHIDKVFKHKDLQQQLVDAKLHQAQELLRESEERHHREKEFLLKEAVESQRMCELMKQQEVHLKQQLSLYTEKFEEFQSTLSKSNEVFTTFKQEMDKMTKKIKKLEKETVMYRSRWESSNKALLDMAEETLRDRECDGLQGKVQKLEKLCRALQQERNQLSKRVQETSPDAPGSPTPPADSLEPCPHPDSPPAPGPSSPGPHACHCGPELDSESQACSLPLAAQE encoded by the exons ATGAAGAACCAGGACACCGAGGAGTCCGTCACGCAGTCAGCTGACGAGGCGCTACCTAGCGCCGGCGAGACGGAGGGACCCGAGATGGTCAAAGCCGTTACAGACACTTCCAACCTCGCAAACACAGAGACCCCGCCTGcagacacacctccacagggcGACGGAGGCGAAAGTGAAG CTGAGCCAGAGGGGGTGGCGGAGGCCGCGTCGCTCCCCAGCCTGGCTCCTGATGTGGCTGATGAGCTGAGCCGGCAGCTGGAGGACATCCTGAACACCTACTGCTTGGAGGATAGCGGCGAGGACGGAGCGTCCATCCCCAACGGCCAATCACACGGACCTGAGCTCAACGGCCTGGCCAATGAGAGGGAGGACAGCAAGCCAGAGGAAGTGAAAGTGAACGGAGGCGGAAGAGGCGGTTCCGAGAAAGAGCAGAAGAAGATACAGgacaaaaaaaaagtgaaaggACTAG gtaaaGAGATCACCCTGCTGATGCAGACCCTGAACACGCTGAGcaccccagaggagaagctggcCGGACTCTGCAAGAAGTACGCTGagctg ctggaGGAACAGCGTGGCTCTCAGAAGCAGATGCGTGCACTGCAGAACAAGCAGAAACAGCTGCTTCAGGAGAAGGACGTTCTGAGGAGCGAGCACAGCAAGGCCGTCTTGGCCCGTAGCAAGCTGGAGAGTCTCTGTCGAGAGCTGCAGAGACACAACCGCACGCTCAAG GAGGACGGTGTGCAGCGTGcgcgggtggaggaggagaagaggaaggaggtgacGTGTCACTTCCAGGTGACGTTGAACGACATCCAGGCCCAGATGGAACAGCACAACGAGAGGAACGCTGCGCTGAGACAAGAGAACGGGCAGCTGGCCGACAAGCTGAAGAAGCTTCTGCAGCAGTacgagctcagggaggag cacatAGACAAGGTGTTCAAGCATAAGGACCTACAGCAGCAGCTGGTAGATGCTAAGCTGCACCAGGCCCAGGAGCTGTTGAGGGAGTCTGAGGAACGCcatcacagagagaaagaattc ctcctgaaAGAGGCTGTCGAGTCCCAGAGGATGTGTGAGCTGATGAAACAGCAGGAGGTTCACCTAAaacaacag CTGTCGTTGTACACAGAGAAGTTTGAGGAGTTTCAGAGCACCCTGTCCAAGAGCAACGAGGTCTTCACCACCTTCAAGCAAGAGATGGACAAG ATGACCAAGAAGATCaagaagctggagaaggagacgGTGATGTATCGCTCCCGATGGGAGAGCAGTAACAAAGCTCTGCTGGATATGGCTGAGGAG ACCCTGCGGGACAGGGAGTGTGACGGCCTCCAGGGGAAGGTGCAGAAGCTGGAGAAGCTGTGCAGGGCGCTGCAGCAGGAACGCAACCAGCTCAGCAAGAGGGTCCAGGAGACCAGCCCAGATGCCCCGGGCTCACCAACACCACCTGCAGACTCCCTAGAGCCCTGCCCACACCCAGACAGCCCTCCTGCCCCTGGCCCCAGCTCCCCAGGCCCTCACGCCTGCCACTGTGGTCCGGAGCTGGACTCTGAGAGCCAGGCCTGCTCTCTGCCGCTCGCTGCCCAGGAGTGA
- the eif3i gene encoding eukaryotic translation initiation factor 3 subunit I, whose amino-acid sequence MKPILLQGHERSITQIKYNREGDLLFSVAKDTVANVWYSVNGERLGTYNGHTGAVWCVDCDWDTKNVLTGSADNSCRLWDCETGKQLALLQTSSAVRTCGFDFSGNIIMFSTDKQMGYQCFLNYFDLRDPQQIEDNQPYLTVPCSESKITSAVWGPLGEYVIAGHESGEINQFSAKSGEVLKKVKEHTKQINDIQTSVDLTMVITASKDNHAKLFDSTSLDHIKTFKTERPVNSAAISPIMDHVVMGGGQEAMEVTTTSTRIGKFEARFFHAAYEEEFGRVKGHFGPINCVAFHPDGKSYSSGGEDGYTRIHYFDPHYFDFELEA is encoded by the exons ATG AAACCCATCTTACTGCAGGGCCACGAGAGGTCCATCACCCAGATCAAATATAACCGCGAAGGAGACCTGCTCTTCTCCGTCGCCAAAGACACA GTTGCTAATGTGTGGTACTCGGTGAACGGGGAAAGACTTGGTACTTACAATGGCCACACGGGGGCTGTGTGGTGCGTCGACTGTGACT GGGACACAAAGAATGTGTTGACTGGATCCGCAGACAACAGCTGTCGACTGTGGGACTGTGAGACTG GTAAGCAGCTGGCTCTGCTGCAGACCAGCTCTGCTGTCAGGACGTGTGGCTTCGACTTCAGCGGCAACATCATCATGTTCTCCACAGACAAGCAGATGGGCTACCAGTGCTTTCTCAACTACTTTGACCTGAGAGACCCCCAGCAGATAG AGGACAACCAGCCCTACCTGACAGTTCCCTGCAGCGAGTCCAAGATCACCAGCGCCGTGTGGGGACCGCTGGGGGAGTATGTCATCGCAGGACATGAGAGCGGAGAGATCAACCAGTTCAGTGCCAAG TCGGGGGAAGTCCTGAAGAAGGTGAAGGAGCACACCAAGCAGATCAACGACATCCAGACGTCTGTGGACCTCACCATGGTCATCACCGCCTCCAAGGACAACCATGCCAAG CTGTTTGACTCCACATCTCTGGATCACATAAAGACCTTCAAGACTGAGAGACCTGTGAACTCTGCTGCCATCTCGCCCATCATGGACCAC gtggtgatgggaggaggacaggaggcgaTGGAggtcaccaccacctccaccaggaTTGGCAAGTTTGAAGCGAG GTTCTTCCACGCGGCCTATGAGGAGGAGTTTggcagggtcaaaggtcactttGGGCCAATCAACTGTGTAGCCTTCCACCCTGATGGCAAAAG TTACAGCagcgggggagaggatggaTACACAAGGATTCACTACTTCGAcccacattactttgactttgaGCTGGAGGCTTGA
- the hdac1 gene encoding histone deacetylase 1 isoform X1: MALSSAQGTKKKVCYYYDGDVGNYYYGQGHPMKPHRIRMTHNLLLNYGLYRKMEIYRPHKASGEEMTKYHSDDYIKFLRSIRPDNMSEYSKQMQRFNVGEDCPVFDGLFEFCQLSTGGSVAGAVKLNKQQTDIAINWAGGLHHAKKSEASGFCYVNDIVLAILELLKYHQRVLYIDIDIHHGDGVEEAFYTTDRVMTVSFHKYGEYFPGTGDLRDIGAGKGKYYAVNYPLRDGIEDESYEAIFRPIMAKVMEMYQPSAVVLQCGADSLSGDRLGCFNLTIKGHAKCVEYMKSFNLPLLMLGGGGYTIRNVARCWTFETAVALDSSIPNELPYNDYFEYFGPDFKLHISPSNMTNQNSSEYLDKIKQRLFENLRMLPHAPGVQMQPVPDDAPHPDSGDEEDDPDTRISIRAHDKRIACDEEFSDSEDEGQGGGRRNAANHKKTKRVKKEEEKEGEKKGEISTHTHTLIQGNGSLYDYLPLPDVKEKDEEEENMDTSGPKEEVKTT, translated from the exons ATGGCGCTGTCTTCTGCTCAAGGAACAAAGAAGAAAGTTTGCTATTATTATGATG gTGATGTGGGGAACTACTACTACGGCCAGGGACACCCTATGAAGCCGCACAGGATTCGCATGACACACAACTTGCTGCTTAACTATGGACTGTATAGAAAGATGGAGATCTAC AGACCTCAcaaggccagtggagaggagatGACCAAGTACCACAGTGATGACTACATCAAGTTCCTCAGGTCCATCCGGCCTGACAACATGTCTGAGTACAGCAAACAGATGCAGAGAT TCAACGTAGGAGAAGACTGTCCTGTGTTTGACGGCCTGTTTGAGTTCTGTCAGCTCTCAACCGGGGGCTCTGTCG CGGGGGCGGTGAAACTGAACAAGCAGCAGACTGACATTGCCATCAACTGGGCCGGAGGACTCCACCACGCCAAGAAGTCGGAGGCGTCCGGATTCTGCTACGTCAACGACATCGTCCTAGCTATCCTGGAGCTTCTCAA GTACCACCAGAGGGTGCTGTACATAGACATTGACATTCACCATGGCGACGGGGTAGAGGAGGCCTTCTACACCACAGACAGAGTCATGACGGTGTCCTTCCACAAGTACGGAGAGTACTTTCCCGGGACAGGAGACCTGCgg gatatCGGAGCAGGGAAGGGGAAGTACTATGCTGTAAACTACCCCCTGAGGGACGGCATCGAAGATGAGTCATACGAAGCCATCTTCAGACCG atcatgGCTAAGGTGATGGAGATGTACCAGCCCAGTGCCGTGGTGCTGCAGTGTGGAGCGGactctctctctggggacagACTGGGCTGTTTCAACCTCACCATCAAag GCCACGCCAAGTGTGTGGAGTACATGAAGAGCTTCAACCTGCCCCTGCTGATGCTGGGCGGAGGGGGCTACACCATCAGGAACGTGGCGCGCTGCTGGACCTTTGAGACGGCCGTGGCTCTGGACAGCAGCATCCCTAACGAGCTTCCCTACAACGACTACTTTGAGTACTTTGGGCCGGACTTCAAGCTGCACATCAGCCCCTCCAACATGACCAACCAGAACAGCAGCGAGTACCTGGACAAGATCAAGCAGCGTCTGTTTGAGAACCTGCGCATGCTGCCCCACGCCCCGGGGGTCCAGATGCAGCCCGTCCCTGACGACGCCCCGCACCCCGACAGTGGAGACGAGGAGGACGACCCCGACACACGCAtctcca tcCGCGCCCACGACAAGAGGATTGCGTGTGACGAGGAATTCTCAGACTCCGAGGacgaggggcaggggggcgggcGCCGGAACGCAGCCAATCACAAGAAGACCAAACGagtgaagaaggaggaggagaaggaaggggagaaaAAAGGTgagatctccacacacacacacacgctcattcaAGGTAATGGTTCACTGTATGATTACTTGCCTTTGCCAGATGtgaaagagaaggatgaggaggaggagaatatgGATACTTCAGG GCCAAAAGAAGAGGTTAAAACCACCTGA
- the hdac1 gene encoding histone deacetylase 1 isoform X2, producing MALSSAQGTKKKVCYYYDGDVGNYYYGQGHPMKPHRIRMTHNLLLNYGLYRKMEIYRPHKASGEEMTKYHSDDYIKFLRSIRPDNMSEYSKQMQRFNVGEDCPVFDGLFEFCQLSTGGSVAGAVKLNKQQTDIAINWAGGLHHAKKSEASGFCYVNDIVLAILELLKYHQRVLYIDIDIHHGDGVEEAFYTTDRVMTVSFHKYGEYFPGTGDLRDIGAGKGKYYAVNYPLRDGIEDESYEAIFRPIMAKVMEMYQPSAVVLQCGADSLSGDRLGCFNLTIKGHAKCVEYMKSFNLPLLMLGGGGYTIRNVARCWTFETAVALDSSIPNELPYNDYFEYFGPDFKLHISPSNMTNQNSSEYLDKIKQRLFENLRMLPHAPGVQMQPVPDDAPHPDSGDEEDDPDTRISIRAHDKRIACDEEFSDSEDEGQGGGRRNAANHKKTKRVKKEEEKEGEKKDVKEKDEEEENMDTSGPKEEVKTT from the exons ATGGCGCTGTCTTCTGCTCAAGGAACAAAGAAGAAAGTTTGCTATTATTATGATG gTGATGTGGGGAACTACTACTACGGCCAGGGACACCCTATGAAGCCGCACAGGATTCGCATGACACACAACTTGCTGCTTAACTATGGACTGTATAGAAAGATGGAGATCTAC AGACCTCAcaaggccagtggagaggagatGACCAAGTACCACAGTGATGACTACATCAAGTTCCTCAGGTCCATCCGGCCTGACAACATGTCTGAGTACAGCAAACAGATGCAGAGAT TCAACGTAGGAGAAGACTGTCCTGTGTTTGACGGCCTGTTTGAGTTCTGTCAGCTCTCAACCGGGGGCTCTGTCG CGGGGGCGGTGAAACTGAACAAGCAGCAGACTGACATTGCCATCAACTGGGCCGGAGGACTCCACCACGCCAAGAAGTCGGAGGCGTCCGGATTCTGCTACGTCAACGACATCGTCCTAGCTATCCTGGAGCTTCTCAA GTACCACCAGAGGGTGCTGTACATAGACATTGACATTCACCATGGCGACGGGGTAGAGGAGGCCTTCTACACCACAGACAGAGTCATGACGGTGTCCTTCCACAAGTACGGAGAGTACTTTCCCGGGACAGGAGACCTGCgg gatatCGGAGCAGGGAAGGGGAAGTACTATGCTGTAAACTACCCCCTGAGGGACGGCATCGAAGATGAGTCATACGAAGCCATCTTCAGACCG atcatgGCTAAGGTGATGGAGATGTACCAGCCCAGTGCCGTGGTGCTGCAGTGTGGAGCGGactctctctctggggacagACTGGGCTGTTTCAACCTCACCATCAAag GCCACGCCAAGTGTGTGGAGTACATGAAGAGCTTCAACCTGCCCCTGCTGATGCTGGGCGGAGGGGGCTACACCATCAGGAACGTGGCGCGCTGCTGGACCTTTGAGACGGCCGTGGCTCTGGACAGCAGCATCCCTAACGAGCTTCCCTACAACGACTACTTTGAGTACTTTGGGCCGGACTTCAAGCTGCACATCAGCCCCTCCAACATGACCAACCAGAACAGCAGCGAGTACCTGGACAAGATCAAGCAGCGTCTGTTTGAGAACCTGCGCATGCTGCCCCACGCCCCGGGGGTCCAGATGCAGCCCGTCCCTGACGACGCCCCGCACCCCGACAGTGGAGACGAGGAGGACGACCCCGACACACGCAtctcca tcCGCGCCCACGACAAGAGGATTGCGTGTGACGAGGAATTCTCAGACTCCGAGGacgaggggcaggggggcgggcGCCGGAACGCAGCCAATCACAAGAAGACCAAACGagtgaagaaggaggaggagaaggaaggggagaaaAAAG ATGtgaaagagaaggatgaggaggaggagaatatgGATACTTCAGG GCCAAAAGAAGAGGTTAAAACCACCTGA